A stretch of Besnoitia besnoiti strain Bb-Ger1 chromosome III, whole genome shotgun sequence DNA encodes these proteins:
- a CDS encoding hypothetical protein (encoded by transcript BESB_048450), translating to MSVLSASIPEADDGALRRMLDEGCRGKGDRILWRGPLSVSSLGAGTARSSSSEFNSGRYRPGDRVASISHAEAARFAAQQHLSLESAMSRSFQPSCAASRRSFSGSVCSPANNSSGAAEEKLRFPAIPDRCPSSPVATDMRDLRVSTDSSHAGVCLHDLPGPGESHATAEASCAASGTRLASTGSAPPFSEEICSGIEGNYSYPGDFFRRAVSCPQGRPYLGSRRHSKGAQVVSNGASHATHSCAENGGRDHGSDVCAGALGSGVNRSESILSDVVASRSRGASSGNALSASGSRGNDNGKKTLSAPAAPKLPSRDRRIVFIYALLFLDVIIIGSTSTQHSLNPASLIDKVLMTHASFSSLTHTHPSGGESEQPYYRLLPHSVKRELGLSCVCGWAALVVLGILTLLFSTSSTPLPLLGPSAYSRSAREGDAENQTGEERRCEETEERGKQRTRNAERESRRSKGTARAGRPAAGDGGDEFETRFKNYERVILSQYGETTAAHTKLRTFLIALATLLVFFIMNFILQINVRCHITKYQLSHLHSLAAEVAGQTEAASETQNADEAFREDLRATSLPSLVAHVAQLPPPATGAPVGSSLARATSAAGMSDRHRRTPRPREANTPAPACASPSSPSCSWEAEPNTEEEADAAALTASSSAPEAPEAPPAASGAADASGGGEARRESVAGGLEGRRAPGGSEQTGQKASVSTSLSSASAPPAAGSRPADAGTETDSAESLGSEARSAVYYASASSVEQEEAPRSPSYLYYRDFWFWHQLVAGCLRDAELQLSLAWIAAHVLGVVLCVRVARDVTETLKGVVDAFRF from the coding sequence ATGTCGGTCCTCTCTGCGAGCATCCCAGAAGCTGACGACGGGGCCCTCCGACGAATGCTGGACGAAGGCTGCCGGGGAAAGGGAGATCGCATTCTGTGGAGAGGGCCTCTGTCCGTCTCATCCCTTGGCGCGGGTACCGCGCGAAGCTCGTCATCCGAATTCAACTCCGGCCGGTATCGCCCTGGCGACCGAGTGGCTTCCATTTCTCACGCTGAAGCAGCTCGTTTTGCTGCTCAGCAGCATCTATCGTTGGAAAGCGCGATGTCGCGATCCTTTCAACCGTCctgcgcagcgtcgcgccgctcATTTTCTGGATCGGTTTGCTCGCCTGCAAACAACTCCTCGGGGGCTGCCGAAGAGAAGCTTCGTTTCCCGGCTATTCCGGACAGgtgcccttcttcgcctgttGCCACTGATATGCGCGACCTGCGTGTCTCGACGGACTCTTCACATGCGGGTGTCTGCCTCCACGATCTGCCTGGCCCGGGTGAATCTCACGCTACAGCGGAAGCGTCttgcgcggcgtcgggcaCAAGGCTCGCCTCAACCGGGTCTGCTCCCCCCTTTTCAGAGGAAATCTGCTCTGGAATCGAAGGCAACTACAGTTACCCCGGTGACTTTTTCCGACGTGCGGTGTCGTGTCCACAGGGGAGACCGTAtctcggctcgcggcgacacAGCAAAGGCGCGCAGGTCGTGTCGAACGGCGCAAGTCATGCAACACACTCCTGTGCGGAGAATGGCGGAAGGGACCACGGCAGTGATGTCTGTGCTGGCGCCCTTGGAAGCGGCGTCAATCGTTCTGAGTCCATTTTGTCGGACGTTGTTGCCTCACGTtcacgcggcgcctcctcaggAAACGCGCTGAGTGCGTCGGGTTCCCGCGGAAACGACAACGGCAAAAAGACGCTCTCTGCCCCGGCTGCGCCGAAACTCCCCTCGCGGGACCGGCGAATTGTCTTCATCTACGCTCTGCTCTTTCTCGACGTGATTATCATAGGAAGCACCTCCACGCAGCACTCTTTGAATCCCGCCTCTCTCATCGACAAAGTGCTCATGACGCACGCATCTTTCTCTTCCCTCACACACACTCACCCGTctggaggcgagagcgaacaGCCATACtatcgcctcctccctcacTCGGTCAAAAGAGAGCTGGGGTtgtcctgcgtctgcggctgggCGGCCCTTGTTGTTCTGGGTATCCTCACGCTGCTCTTCTCCACCAGCTCGACCCCCCTGCCTCTCCTAGGCCCCTCGGCTTATagcaggagcgcgagagagggagacgccgagaaccagacgggagaggagaggaggtgCGAGGAGACTGAAGAGCGCGGCAAACAGCGCACGCGgaacgccgagagagagagcaggaGATCGAAAGGGACGGCCAGGGCGGGGagacccgccgccggcgacggtgGGGATGAGTTTGAGACGAGGTTCAAGAATTATGAACGCGTCATTCTGTCTCAGTACggcgagacgacggcggctcACACCAAGCTGCGCACCTTCCTCATTGCGCTCGCCACGCTTCTGGTCTTCTTCATCATGAACTTTATTCTTCAAATAAACGTGCGATGCCACATCACCAAGTATCAGCTGAGTCACCTTcactcgctcgccgcggaagtCGCAGGACAAACCGAGGCAGCCTCAGAGACCCAAAACGCGGATGAGGCTTTCCGCGAAGACCTGCGGGCGACCAGTCTGCCGTCCCTCGTCGCGCATGtcgcgcagcttcctccACCCGCCACAGGCGCCCCTGTGGGGTCTTCGCTCGCACGCGCCACCAGCGCTGCGGGAATGAGCGATCGTCATCGGCGTACGCCCCGACCCCGAGAGGCCAACACCCCGGCTCCCGCgtgcgcttcgccgtcgtcgccctcctgtTCGTGGGAGGCTGAACCGAACACGGAAGAGGAAGCCGATGCAGCAGCTCTAACCGCTTCATCGTCCGCGCCAGAAGCTCCAGAAGCACCTCCAGCCGCCAGCGGAGCTGCTGACGCCTCTGGGGGAGGCGAAGCAAGACGAGAGAGCGTGGCAGGGGGCCTCGAAGGCCGCCGGGCACCCGGGGGAAGCGAGCAGACGGGGCAAAAGGCCTCTGTGTCCACATCTCTCTCatctgcgtcggcgccgccggcggcggggtcGCGACCTGCGGACGCGGGAACAGAAACGGATTCCGCAGAGAGTCTCGGgtcggaggcgcggagcgcaGTCTATTATGCGTCGGCGTCGAGTGTGGAGCAAGAAGAGGCGCCACGGTCGCCGTCTTACCTCTATTACCGCGATTTTTGGTTCTGGCACCAGCTTGTCGCCGGCTGCCTACGCGACGCCGAGCTACAGCTGTCCCTCGCGTGGATCGCCGCACACGTTTTGGGGGTCGTTCTCTGCGTCAGGGTCGCGAGAGACGTAACAGAGACGCTGAAGGGCGTAGTCGATGCCTTCCGATTCTAA
- a CDS encoding hypothetical protein (encoded by transcript BESB_048460), which translates to MDAVMVVHQLQRLAASPNPSPAVAAKLPRVAVGICYFIEHPEVGVRQQAANAVHRVVSLHAELLRNTQEGRELEAMLERHAESSKDPLIVESCQATLAIFRAGRSPSGGAAAPGNPLRSDGAATAEAAACSRADERGRSWAPLSESCPRKEGDSVMMRRGTSGPADPHAGHSGVDREEKKSAANRLGEAKEGAMSPLAASDPRRGGSPLPPPSLHAGASLQATHGPLEGEMCTVLLGLRGLAAEVRRLEGNVSLSSGVLPPAASAPPSSATPFGLQKSLFTKLDALQREIQYRLVRVPGVSSATITLNTRGLCAQLETEDLDHRPARGDGEEGDGIAVLLVRLAHDPKKRNHHLQQIRLAAGPRTLVLRAERVYDGVRRGAGGDRKRRDRRGGERSGDRDTQPRAQAHHEEAEAGLDADGGGSPPVAKGPAYLDDEAVVRGDRNDLGGLGEDESCGRAGAGEGLHGSGETAAGYSFFSRSSVLFSQSRFLGSSILPYEDDPELASRLKREKQKKVEERVKLLESQTVLDRVLGNIGKVRFW; encoded by the exons ATGGATGCTGTCATGGTTGTGcaccagctgcagcggctcgctgcgtcgccgaatccttcgccggcggttgcggcgaagctgccgcGGGTCGCAGTCGGGATTTGCTACTTCATCGAGCACCCGGAGGTCGGCGTccgccagcaggcggccAACGCCGTGCACAGAGTcgtctcgctgcatgcggagtTGCTCAGAAACACGCAGGAGGGCCGCGAGCTGGAGGCGATGCTGGAGCGCCACGCGGAGAGCTCCAAGGATCCGCTGATCGTCGAGAGCTGCCAAGCTACGCTGGCGATCTTCCGCGCCGGGCGATCACcctctggaggcgcagccgcgcctgggAACCCCCttcgcagcgacggcgccgccacagcggaagccgccgcgtgctcccgcgccgacgagcgaggccggtcgtgggcgccgctgagcgagagctgcccgcgaaaagaaggcgacagcgtGATGATGCGCCGCGGAACCTCAGGTCCTGCGGACCCCCACGCAGGCCACAGCGGCGTGgaccgcgaggagaaaaagagcgCGGCGAACCGTCTCGGCGAAGCAAAGGAGGGAGCGatgtctccgctcgcggctTCGGACCCGAGACGCGGTGgctcgccgcttccgccgccttccctcCACGCGGGGGCCTCGCTGCAGGCTACCCACGGGCCTCTCGAGGGCGAGATGTGCACCGTGCTGCTGGGTCTGCGGGGCTTGGCGGCGGAAGTGCGGCGCCTGGAGGGGAACGTGTCGCTGTCGAGTGGAGTGCTGCctcccgcggcctctgcaccGCCCTCGTCTGCGACCCCGTTTGGCCTCCAGAAGTCGCTCTTCACAAagctcgacgcgctgcagcgcgagatCCAGTACCGACTCGTCCGGGTGCCGGGCGTGAGCAGCGCGACCATCACGCTCAacacgcgcggcctctgtgcGCAGCTCGAAACTGAGGACCTCGATCATCGCCCGgcgcggggcgacggcgaggagggcgacggcatcgccgtcctcctcgtgcGGCTCGCCCACGACCCCAAGAAGCGCAATCACCACCTGCAGCAGATCCGCCTggctgcaggccctcgcACGCTTGTCCTCCGCGCGGAGCGCGTCTACGACGGcgtccggcgcggcgccggcggcgaccggaAGCGACGAGACCGGAGAGGCGGGGAACGCAGCGGAGACCGGGACacccagccgcgcgcgcaggcgcaccacgaagaggcggaggctggcctcgacgccgacggcggaggctcgccgccggtcgCCAAGGGCCCCGCCTACTTGGACGACGAGGCTGTCGTGCGAGGCGACCGGAATGACCTCGGCGGACTGGGGGAAGACGAaagctgcggacgcgcaggcgccggcgagggcctTCACGGGTCGGGAGAGACCGCTGCCGGATACTCCTTCTTCAGCCGAAGCTCCGTCCTGTTCA GTCAGTCTCGCTTCCTGGGGAGCAGCATCCTGCCCTACGAAGATGACCCCGAACTCGCGTCTAGgctgaagcgcgagaagcagaagaaggtgGAAGAACGTGTGAAGCTCCTCGAGTCCCAGACCGTGCTAGATCGCGTTTTGGGGAACATCGGCAAAGTTCGCTTCTGGTGA